caaatacgagccgctttgtagatgttacaagtgttgtaaagtgctacaaatgatctaatcctgattattcatgtggagacatgtgagtggggtatcctatataaagagtttatataagactggacaACGAAAagattagtcttattatataacgttgttaataataaagacttacatttccccaggatgaccataggtgacatgacctaaatcctgagtgagttgtgaacttctgctcatgaaggcggtcctttgatttgtatgggtgagagtggccaggtttccaactcaatatacctaccattttgggaattcgtctaatTGGAGAGCTGGGTACACAACTACATTATTGGGTtttgtgtcctaaaactcgtagtttgtaaacaataaaacttattctgaaaattcaataaagttgttattgaatatatgaattgcttattttgttttagaaataaatccaataaactaaaagatccatgactattatatgagtacttgaactctATGTTAGAGTTGGCAATGGGGCCAGGGCGGAACAGTGGAGCGTTTCTCGTCCCCATCCTTGATGGGGGATTTTACCTCCATCCCCACCATTTCAAGGCGGGGACGAGGATTCCCCGTTTTCCCTTTTATTTCCCTATAgggacttttttttaattttttttttttttttgtaaaattatctTTGGTTTGGGCTTAGACACTTTAGTTGGGCTTAGTATGggttaaattaaaaactaagctaaatgtaaaaagttaaatacctaatatatatagagagagagagagagaaaatatatttaaaaatctaattacacatatagaaaaaatatttaaaaacctaATCGAGGCAGGGTTAGGGTCGAGGATGGGGCGGGGACACCCTCCCAATCCTTGCCTCGTCCCAGGATCGAGAACCCTAAAGAGGTCCCTAGTTTGACCCCATCTCCGGTCAAATCGGGGATTCCCAGCCCCGATCGGGGCAGGTCCCCGTGGGAAATTTTGCCAACcgtactttatgtggagacataaaagtggatcgagttcgagtaaaaaatcaaaatggtctatagtatatgaataagattgtgtgccttattctggtaacactatcggatgcagcccactctgtagttgttacaagtagttgtaaagtgctatagacgaagtgatcctaattcgtacatgtgatGAAATAGGAGTAGGatcgtcctgtgcaatgagtttgcacaagatcggaccacgaaataagctGCTCTTACTttttaacattgtttactgtttaagactgactatttcaaaacgatgacctgggtaacttaaccttaatcttgagctaactatgaacccctgtttattcgggattaactttaaatttgcataggtgagagttggctcaacagcgtcggctcaataagtctcacatttcagggataagaccgggtagacaGCTGggcatagggtgcaagatgaaattcactcctatccgcttttagggatagtagagagttgttcccttaagtgctaacttcgggtcttgaaaaaaggaccccaccctctcattggctcgagaggaactcagtttgatgatcgaatcacaaaccaattgttcattagaggatcagtgggacttaagaaacaagaggtaatctcgagggtaaaacaactatttgacacaaccattattacgaataacttgtgaagggttaacttactaatcttggttatatcgagtggacacaatatatctacagtgagagtaGTGTAgctctgggctttagtggagtgacccagtagttaacgaatagaggttaattcggtgtaaagagtttaggtcgatggagctcatgatctgtaggcccACTaggtcctctactagctcacaaacggattagccttagagtagcgcgataagttgatttgaaacgttcaaattagaattaaggaaattagtaattatatgtgatataattacacgtttaattttggaattaaatgaaattggagaatcaattaatacttatatataatctaaatatgaaattcatgaataaggattcatgataGTGAAATTGGtgctaaattaatttaatattaaattaattgaattaattaaattatttaattaattattaattattttatttgaaaaatcaattttgaattaattttttaaaaaattaataaaatttcagttttttttattaaaaaaactgaaattaaggtttagtttaaacataaatttcaaattaaaaagaaaaagaagaaaattggaaatgaAAAAGGTGGGGGTTTTCCACTTTAGGTGCTAGCACCTTAGTCACATTCCATGAACTCTTCCAGTCCAATTTATCAAGCATTAGCTGTAATGCATGCAGGAAATCCATTTGCATGAAATTCATGCTATAAATAAACCAAATTGGAGTGGAAATTGGGCATGCATCAAAGGTGTTTTAGCTTAAAGTTTCAAGAGTTGAAAACTGGGTTTTGAGCTGAAAAACCAGAGTCCCCTCTCATTTTTTCCCTAatttaagcttattttgagtccgacaactcaatctaaggcaccaagaggatagtcgggaagatcttgtggtggttcacatccaTAGAAAGGGAGAATTGCAGTTGGAATTTGTGATTCAAGGgtatcttcaaaggttagtgttgaacCCTTTTTTATTTTACGAGTATGTTGTTTTGgagccaaaattaataattagaatgcttatgattATGTTTTGCTTCCACTACTTGCTTTCTTATTCCAacatacacaagatggaattcacttcttccctgatgtcgaggtaagtagataaattgctcacttaaggactgattccgaggcttgaactaTGTGATCACACCCTCCCCTGGCCCgggagggacttggtcatagttggtataacttatttttcattagaggaatcagtagtacttaagaagttagaaagttagatgtaactacaagggtaaaacgataattttggcccaactgtacttacgagcaatttgtgaagtattatcgcactgttgactcgttatatccaatggacacataaatatatctgtagtgcgaagagtacaactgttagtctttagtggaatgactgacagttaatggatgttgggtaatttaattaaaaagtttaattaattatccaagtagaatttgagcttcaatctacaggtccataagatcccctctgtagctcaacaaggatttaattgagaactaattttagattaatttgaattgttcaaattaattgaaagaaattaattatatatgatataattatttgaattaattatatgtgatataattgatataatgtattagatacattataaggatagttgcaaatatagacattaaacccaaagtattagcagatataacataatataaaaaaattgcaaatatgacCAAACTTAAATAGTTTATCAGtaatagaccatattattggtaggagtctatcagtgatagaccatatcactggtaagagtctatcagcgatagactactatcatttaatttagtataaatatgatttatattaaatgtcatacaTTGTtgggagaaaataaaactataggatatattatatttgatacaatatatatatataaaaactataggttatgtgttatatttgatataacatatagtgtgtgtatatatatacttatagtCATTCTTCTTGTTATTCTGTTTCATACTTCTCTTTTTTAGTGTATTCATTTTACTATCCTTCGATTTCAATAGACATCATGACAAAGAGTGTTGAACTGTTTTATTGGTTTCTTTTGTGTCCTTGTGTTGTTGGGCTTTACTGAGTACAGGGAAGTAGATACTTAACATATTCCAACTCTCATATGCTAAATATACTTGTTGGCACGAGAAACTCATGTGCGTTTGTTGTCGCCACAGACCATTTGTGGGCTATATGTTGGCCCACTTCTCCTAATCATCCTTTGAACTGACTCATGTGAGAGTTACTCACACTAGTGTGGTTCTGAGCTTACCACATTCCAATGCGTAAGTCAATACAAGGAGTGTATTATTCAGCTAAGTACAGAGAGTAGAGAGTAAAGTTAGAATTCTCATTTGGAGTTTACTTGTTTCCTCTCTTCGGGAATCTAGCTATTTATAATGTCTTTCCTCTAACTCTCACTTAGGTCTAACATCAGCAAAGCATCAAAACGAGTTGAACTCAATTATTTCTCGATTTAGATATTCCTTTACTCTGTTGGTTGGCCTGGAACTcgaaatttccaaattttcctttttgggATGCTCGTTTCCCATGTTGCCTCCAATTTTCTTTGAGCTTAGACCCATGAGGTTTTAGACTTTGCCTATGGCAACCCTAACAATATTTATTCAAGACAGCTCTAAAGGTATGGATCTCATCAAGGAATGGccaaaaattccaaaacttaAACTCCCAAGTCTAACAGCCCATACTTTTTGCagtgaaattcaaatttctagGTAAAGAAGAAGCAATTTGGCCTTAAAAAAGGTACAACTTTCAACATAATTCCACCTGTTGATTTCTTGGGAATCGCCCTCACTTTTGTACTTCACTCGAGTTCTTTTGATATAATTCATCAAGTGCTCTAGTAGAAGCTTGGTAGTTAGAAGGCATGTGAAGCCAACCAGAAACCTTCTCTTTTGCCAtctcttttttgaaaaaagctTTAAAATCCTTCCTTTTATCATAATCAAAAGATCCCCCCATGCCACAAATGTGCATATCTCAATAACCATTCTTTAATTGTAACTGAAAGACTTGGCAAAATCAGTATCACTCAGTCGCCATAGATGCACTGAACAGTTCATCCTCActccaaaaaaaggaaaagctTTTCATTTTCATGATTCCCTCAAAAGGAAATTATTAGAGGTCTACTCAAGCATCATCATTACTTTCCCCCAATTCCTGTTCCCCCTCTGTTTTATCCCTTCTTTCCAATAACCACAACTTGAAACATTCTAAAtgcaaaaaaagaaacaagaccCACTTTGCCAATTGTGCATAAATGATTATTTTGGcctccaaattcccttcaaaGCAGTGAGAATGAAAGCAGGAGGCTCAAGCCATCAGCATCAGCAAGAACAGAGAGCATACAGAGCCTTGTGCTGTGGATGCACTTGCAACTGCAGATTGAGTTTTTCTTCTTCAGAAGAAACAGAAAGCTTCAGCTCTGAGCGATTCCCATCAGTTTCCAGCATCGCCCACGCCATGGTTCAGGAGAAACTCGATCAAATGATAAGGGAAAAACGAGAGATAAGAAAtggtaaagaaagaaagaaacagaGAAGTGAAGATACCAAATTTGTTGTAATGGTGGCTATGGAGAAATGCTCTGATGACCCTAAAGAAGACTTTAGAGTTTCAATGACGGAAATGATTTTGGCTAATCGAATTGAGAAGCCAAAGGATCTACGTAACCTCTTGAACTATTATATCTCCATGAACTCAGATGAATGTCATGGTGTTATTCTCGAGGTATTTCATGAGGTTTGTAGCAAATTGTTTTTGGCTTGTGAACGCTATTGGTAGAGAAATTTACTAATTTAGCATTCTTTTTCACATGTTTAATCTtgcttttctttaaatttccaaaaagaAGGCAAGAATTTCAGAGACTACagaattttgaaaagtaaaatggtCTTTGATAGGGAAAATGGAAAGTTCTGGTGTTTTTAATAGGTGGATTATAATCCTCCTCTATTATAGTTCTCTCGTTAAAACAgagaaaatcaaaacaaattgATGTGACTTGATCAAAACAATCCAAACCCAATTGAATGGTTCGTATAATTCATTGAATAAGCAGAAAATCTTACTCGTTTGGCTTCATTGATGAACTTAATTGGGAAGAATCCATTTTCTCATTCACCGACTTCAAAAGACCATTTTCCTCCATAATGTGTTGTGTGTAATGAAAGGTGTCCTTTTCAGTTTTCAGTTTTCAGATCCATTTACTAACATTCTCGAAACGATCAAATGGTAAATTATGATACTAATTTCActgctatcaagtaaaaagtaCATGGTAAAACAAATAATGAGAAAGAAAAGGCTAATATCAAGGTAGTAGTTGGAGGAGTTTGTTAGATGATCATAAAGATTTACTTTTCAATGTACTataattgggaaaaaaaaaattagtgttGTTGCAACCATCTATTATGCAATTCAGACGACCCCCAATCAACATCTATcacatggtaaaaaaaaaattgatttttttctattttttcatacATATTCCTAGTAAGTATGAAAATTGTCCCTAACTATTGTCCTTTACAATTGGTTGAAAGTTTGAACCCACTTTCTACTTTGGCCGGCTTATTTGaataagagagagaagaagatttTAGATAAACAGAAAACTCTATAGCATACACTTTATTGACAATAAAAGGAATTCAATAGCtatctaaaaaataattctcatctTTTCAATATGAAACTCCCCCTCATTTTCAACAATTACGTCTGATTAAATATCTATTCATAATAATTGTTGGATGTAGATCAGATACAAATTAACCTCACCGGAAGGCTAACTCCTCTGTTTTGCAAGCCTTTCTCTTGGCTCAAACCGATCACAACacttatttctttcttttctttctttttttcttttttttttttctaacagaAATTAACTAATaagatataaaatattaattgacAAGTCAATGTAAGCCTAACTCAAGCGTGCGAATGGCCTCAACTTTAGCCTTcaataacaaaaatgaaatagaaaagtattcaaaaaaaattattgcacTGGCAGTTCAATCCAAACAAGCTTTTCACACCTTTTGATTAACTTTGATTTTTGTACTGTGTGGTACAAGATTAATGGTGTTCCTTTCCCCAAAAGATACTCAAATGACAAAAGACATGGATAATTGAAGCTGGCCCTTTTATTAACAGGAGGCAATACCATTCACTATTTGAGAAGAAACTACAACACGTATAGCAGCATTTTTagataataatttagtttcGTATGGACCCTTTATAGAACTCCATTATCCCCTCGGAACAGCAGAGGATAGTGAGGAGAGTGGAGATATTTAGGGAGATAAGAGAGCACTGCCTTCCTTGATGAGTACAAACACGCTACCACCATCTCCTCGTGAAATTCGAAGATCTTCATCGAGATAAGTAGTTAGCAACCAAGACTCGGCATTGCTGTTAGGGATTGAGAACTTGATCGGTGGTTGGCTCGATATCGTCCTGGCCACATTTGAAGCAGTATCTTGAATGGAGGATATGATGCCATTGAATGGTGAAAGGTCAATCTTCTGCCCAAGAAACTCCACATTTTCTGGTATCACTAATGAATCCGTTAGCTGGGGAGTCCCAATGACACCTTCTTCAAACTTGATCTGGAAAAATAGTTGAGtgtgaaaataaatattattagcTCATTACAAAGTCAAAAGAGTTGAAATTGAACCTACGGACAAGAAAACCGAAAGATTCTAGCTTACCTGTACACGCTGGGGACTTCTAACTTCAAACTTTGCATTAGTACTAATGGAAGTGGTGGCTAGAGGGCCGGAAAACTGGACGGAGTTTTGGACGGTGAAGCTCTCTGAATCaattgtttgtgaaatttcttCCACTTTGACCAATGGAAATGTACTCCTAGACAACAGTGGGTACATACCCGAGAACGATGTGTACCTACATCCAAACATTCATATTAAGAAACTTAGGGTGACAAAATTTTGTAATGCAGAATTGTTGCAACCAATCATCTGCTAGTACGTAATAGACAGCGAATAGATTACAACAAAAGACAAGAAAAGGGGACAAAAAAAGTTTTAGCAGGTTATAATCATCCTCTAGACATTACAACTCTGGCCATATAAAATTAAGGCAGGTTTGTCAGGTGTAAAAAGCTACTGTAAAGACTCCCTTGATTTCCCTCTAAGGTTTAGTGAAGCAAAGATTTAACATAACAACGCTAGCAACTTCGGCTAGCTGACCACATTCAAAGAATGATACAAAACCTGATGCAAGGACAATTGCAGTCACCTCAATCACAAGTCTGAATCCCATCAAGGAAACCAAAACTTAATCAAACCTTTTCTAAATGGCCCATAGATTCTAGTTTAACACAGAACAATATGACTCGCCCAACAGGAAGTAGCTGAAGTAACAACGCCACATGGTAGGTCGATACTAAGTCCAAATATGATATTCAAGATCAACATGTACAAGAAATTACCgccaatatttaaaaattcgtGAAGCTTTGCAAGGGAGATGTGTGATTAATCGGCAGAAAAGAAATTCGATTAAACTCGTTCCAGCTTTTCAGTCATCCGAAAAAAATTACTAGGTTTCGTTGATTCGGGATCTTTTTCCCGATTCATGATACGAAGTTCAATCATATAGTACAAAGAGGAAGCTGTTATTAAAACAACTGTTGAAGAAATAACCAACCAGGTTACTAGTATCAAGTTTGGTATTATTAAGAGAACTTACGCGAGAATCCATTTGCCGTTGAGCAGAGTCAGGGCCTCAGTAGGAGCAGGTGTTGGATTCTTCGCTTCGAGTTGCGTAATCAGCTCGACAATCTCCGCCCTAGTTTCGCTAGACGCTCGTAATCCACGATCGGTCCCGTCAAAGGAGTCCACCAACGCCTTCTTCAGCTTATAAATCTCCGATGGCTCCAGAGGcttctcctcctcctcttcAGCTACCGCCACAGCCGGGCCATCTCCATACGGCTCGTCCTTCTCCGCGCCCCACTCGTCATCGTTCACCACCGCACGGACCTTGAACGCAGGTCTAGCTGAGATCGGCGACTTCCCCGCCGCGGCTCTGACGCCGGCCCCAATCGAACCGATGGGGACAATCGAGGGCTTGGAAATCAATTGAGGCTGCGGTGGATTCAATGAGAGAGTCTTGCACGGAAGTTgatttaattgagaaacaaACGCCATTGATTTCTCTCCACTTCCCTAAATCAGACAAACAATCACAGAACACAAAGTGAAAGACGGGGACTTGCACAGCTGCTGCTACGTTTTAAAAATCTTTCAAAAACTAGCAACCGAGAGGGACGATTAAATAAATACGAAAAGGCAGTTAAAAAGACGATTCTACCCTTGATCTTCGCGACTGTTCCGAAACTTGTCATTGTTTTGGAGGCCAAATTGGACCTTGTGAAGTTAAATGGCTTGTTTGATAATTGCACGCAACGTGGCCCGTTGAGATTAGTACACGTGGCATACGAAGAGGGAGAGTACAAAACACAGGGAGGCAGCCTAAAACGAGCCAACCGAAGCATGTGAGGCGCGAAATGAATGAATAGAGAATACACTTTCGTGCTTTAAGAACCAATATTCTAAAAACGGCACCACGGTACCCAAAACTTTATGTTACGCGCGTGTTTTcgatcattttttaaaatagatggATGCATGTATCTTAATGTGATGTCTATAAATATTTATGAACGTAAatttatgatataaataaaGAAAGTGAAAGAAGAGTATTGGATTTCCGTAATACTAATAAAATTCTCCTCTGACAAGTATCACACGAATCATCGTATGTCAAAATATCATCCGTTCCGTAGtagttttttaagaaaaataggTCGAATGGGTCAAGGATTTattgatacaaaattgaaaaatggagTCCCTATTCGATAACTATTTAGGctccgtttgataaccatttagttttttattttttgtttttaaaaattaaatatatagacACTACTTATACCTcaaaatttcttcctttattatctacatcttaccaatggtttaaaaaaccaagacAAATCTTgaaaactggaaaaaaaaaaagtaacttttaaaaacttgtttttggttttagaatttggctaagaattcaactattgaacataaaaaagatgcaaattattgtaagaatttgggagaaaataagcttaatattgaaaaaccaaaaacaaaaaatggaatGTTACCAAATGGGCCctagtttttagttttgtatttttaaaaattaaatttttttctctcaatttcttaccatAGTTTACATACTTCTTAAGTAAAATAGTTTAATTCTTAGTCAATtttccaaaacaaaaattatCTTTTAAGTTTCTAAaacttgacttgattttttataacaacagtaaaaagtagataacaaagcaataaaataagaggtggaagaagtgtttaattttcaaaagtcatAAACCAAAAAACAACTTGTTCCTAAATGGTACCTGAAAGGTCTATTAGATACAtaaatgaaagtttagggattcATTTAACATTTCTTAAAGTTCATGAATTTAAttgacataaaataatatatttatttgacaCAATATTAAAAGCGGATACAACTTAAACTTCAATTCAAGTTCataagttatttaaaaaaaaaaaatcaagttcaTAAACCTAATATTAACTATTAAACTAGTGTGAAAAATCTAGCCACCaatgaatgaaaataaaattgtgttgTGCAGCTCGtgcattaatatatatattgagaCTGAGAGAGGTCTAAATTCTAATCAcgtgtttaattaaatttgttttgtaGCGTCAGCATATGTGCAGCTGGTActttacatttaaaataatGGCTTGGATTTTTTACATCTACTATTGTGACTTCAGGAATACTTATACAAATATatcaattaacaaaaaaataaaataagaaaaatttctaaaatcttcttttctccaattttcatgaaTTTTGCCTAATGTTTGTCATTCAAAACTcatcaaatgtcactatttatagataATTTGGCAAGTATtaggtggattacatggacactaagaATCTCAAAGCCTGCggttggtaatgattttgtaaataaatctaTTAGGTTATCCTTTGAAAAAATTTGTTGTGCAGCGATGTCactattttcttcaagattatgAGTGTTGAAaaactttggtgaaatatgttttattctatctcctttagtatattctcctttgatttaagatatgcatgttgtgttgtcttcgtataatatcgttgggagatttttattagaagacaaaccacatgttccatgaatatgctgagtcattgatcttagtcataCATATTTTCAACTAGCCTCATGAAttacaagaatttcagcatgatttgaggaagtagccaTTAGGGTCTGTTTCACTAACTGCTACGATACAACAGTTCCTCCATATGTGAATAAATaacttgtttgagatctagttttgtgtggattagataaatatcCACAATCTGCATAACCAATTAGATCAAATttcgatttatttgaataaaacatactcatatcaatcgttcctcagagataacggagtatatgcttaatcccgttccaatgtcttttcgttggagaaaaactatatcttactaataaatttactgaaaatgcaatatttggtattgtattattaacaaaatacataagtacgccaattacactaag
The nucleotide sequence above comes from Benincasa hispida cultivar B227 chromosome 3, ASM972705v1, whole genome shotgun sequence. Encoded proteins:
- the LOC120074122 gene encoding probable transcription repressor OFP9, which translates into the protein MQKKKQDPLCQLCINDYFGLQIPFKAVRMKAGGSSHQHQQEQRAYRALCCGCTCNCRLSFSSSEETESFSSERFPSVSSIAHAMVQEKLDQMIREKREIRNGKERKKQRSEDTKFVVMVAMEKCSDDPKEDFRVSMTEMILANRIEKPKDLRNLLNYYISMNSDECHGVILEVFHEVCSKLFLACERYW
- the LOC120073752 gene encoding chromoplast-specific carotenoid-associated protein, chromoplastic, with the translated sequence MAFVSQLNQLPCKTLSLNPPQPQLISKPSIVPIGSIGAGVRAAAGKSPISARPAFKVRAVVNDDEWGAEKDEPYGDGPAVAVAEEEEEKPLEPSEIYKLKKALVDSFDGTDRGLRASSETRAEIVELITQLEAKNPTPAPTEALTLLNGKWILAYTSFSGMYPLLSRSTFPLVKVEEISQTIDSESFTVQNSVQFSGPLATTSISTNAKFEVRSPQRVQIKFEEGVIGTPQLTDSLVIPENVEFLGQKIDLSPFNGIISSIQDTASNVARTISSQPPIKFSIPNSNAESWLLTTYLDEDLRISRGDGGSVFVLIKEGSALLSP